Genomic DNA from Oryza sativa Japonica Group chromosome 5, ASM3414082v1:
TGTTGCCATCAGTGTTGAACCCTGATTGATTTACTCATGTAACCCTGATCTCCACTATTCCAGTACTACTTGAGATTGAGAGTACTAGTTGTTACCCGTGTAGGCAAAGTGTTATGATCCGTAGCTGTTGTGTGGTAGGGTAGCAGTACTAGTATGGAGTATGTTCTACTGGAGCTGCAGCTGATGCATTGGGGAAGATAACTCGGTCATCAATCGATGCAGATATTGTGAACAATCGCAAATGAGTTAGTAAGTATActacttcagagttcagaggtATTCAGACATCTATAGGCTGTGTTcagttggatccaaagtttggattttggttgaaattggagatgatgtgactgaaaagttgtgtatgtatgacaggttgatatgatggaaaatgactgaagtttggatccaaattttggatctaaacacagccataataTTTCTCTACCAAAACATCAATGGAGCAGTACATTGGTTAGCCAATGTCAGAGAAATTCAGACATTCATAATATTTCTCTGTTCTGGGTAGAacgaccctgtttagatgggactaaaacttttaagtccctatcacatcgaatgtttgaaaattaattgtaaatattaaacgtagactattaataaaacccatccataatcttggactaattcacgagacgaatctattgagctaattaatccatgattagcctatgtgatgctacagtaaagattctctaattatggattaattaggctttaaaaatttgtcacgcgaattagctttcatttatgtaattagttttataagtagtctatatttaatactctaaattagtgtctaaatagagggactaaagttaagtccttggatccaaacaccaccttaggcTATTGCTTGTACTATTTGGGAACATGTATATGGATGCTGCCATGTGAATTGCTTCTTCGTACTACTGTACTCTCTTTCTCTTTGTCCCATAAAGAACCAATCTAGTTTTGGATATGACATGTCCTAGTattatgaatctaaacataccTCTGCCCacattcgttgtactagaatatgtcacatccaattttagattcgttttttatgggacagggGAGTACAAGTGAAACTATGTCAGAGAACAAAGTCCAAAATGGATCGCCTTATCTCGGAAGCAGCAAtttcgcgaaaaaaaaacccCTTGAAGCAGTAGGCAAAACATCCCGCTACTAGAAAATTTTGCCAGTTTGTGCTGGAGTACACATCATTGCTGATTCAACAACGTGCGTACGATGACCTACTACAAGCCACGAATGTGACGGAAGCTTCTACTACTCGCATTCGATTCTTCTTCCATTCCAATTTCCACCCTTCCTTTTTCTCCGAAGCTAACGCGGCGAAGCAAATGCCAATCTGCACTTGCATTGCCCGCAGGGCAACTCGGCTTGCAGTTGCAGCcagccaagaaaagaaaaaatctttGACCTGACCAATTAACCAGCAGCTGCGAGATGCATATAAGTAGCCCTTCACCACAAGTGACACCGAACCACACAAGCAACAGCAATTTACTGAGATTATTATTGCCACGAGCTCTACCTGCTCTTAATTCCCCAATCTCGATCGCACACACCAGCAAAAAGCAGCCAAGGGAGCATGAggacttcggcggcggcggcggaggcggcgccgcggcggctgcggcggcggatcgcCGTCGACCGCGGCGTGGTGGACCAGGCGGTGGCGTACACGCTcatggccgccgcgctcgccgtcacCTACCTCGTGCACTGATTTATGCCTATAGCAGCAGCTACTGGGATGAGAATATGAGATGAGATCATGAGGCAGAGGcaaaactctctctctctttagtACTAGCATCGCAATACTGCTTTGTGTATTCATCCATTCTTCATTTTTGGATCAGTTTGTACAGTTCAGGCATTTATTTATTAGCGGTGCATGATCGTGATTTTTGTACTCGGTGTGATTTTGTACTTGGTGTAGTGTTCTGTCCATCATCTAACGCGATTACTTTTCGTATTTTTGAAAATACTCCTCcagtttcaaaatgtttgacaccattgattttttaaagtacgTGTTtcaccatttgtcttatttaaaaaatttaagtaattattttttcttttcatatcatttgattcatcgttaaatatactttcatatatatatatagttttacatatttcacattttttttaataagacgaatggtcaaacatatgctaaaataatcaacggtgtcaaacatttcgaaacggtgGGAGTATTATGCAAAATTTCAATACACGCGTCATCGATAGAGTCTTATCTTGCTAGCCTAGCTAGCGATGAAATGATCCCACCGCGGCAGCGTCCACTACCATTGTACCCCTTGAGAATAAGGTGAACATTACTCAAGTCACACCCGAATCTGAATTGCCTGCCTTAGCATTAGGGCAACGTAGGGATCTGGGGCTTGTTTGGTTAGTAGCACATATAAACATTGGTAGCACAAAAATGCACTCCTTgcgtattaaaaaaaaatggtagcaCCAAAATCTAGATAAATTGTGGTATGGTAGCGTTGAAAATGAATGTGTTTGGATTGATGTCAATTGAGAGCCAAAATTTATATTATGGTAAAGAAAGTTCTAGAATTATGTCAAAATAACCATGGGCAATACTAaccatttggcttcaaaccaaactactccctccgtttcaagttataagatgttttaactttgatcaaagtcaaactgtttcaagtttgactaagtttatggacgaatataataatatttacattaccaaattagttttattaaattaataattaaatatattttataataaatttatcttaggtagaaaatattactattttttttataaactttatcaaatttgaagcagtttggctttgaccaaagtcaaaccATCTTacaacctgaaatggagggagtaccaaattTACTATTCAAACTACACAAAATTGGTAAGTCACCTTTTTGACATGGATCCAAACATGCCTTTGGTATTTTGGTTCATTCCGAAATACCATCATACATCCCAGCCAGAATCTACCTATAGTATGATCAACAATTGATCTATTTTAGTAGTTGTTTAGCAAAAGTTTGACAAAAAGAATGAGTGTAGAGAACATATGGTTAAAAGATTGTTTTAGCCAACTACCTCTATCTAAAAAAACTATCCATTCCTAACATCCTAATGTAAAGCTTTTGACGAAAACAAAGACCCAAATATCCCTTATGAATAGAAAATTGCATTCTTTGGTGCATAGGTGAGTGATATTAATTAAAGggataaaaataatttgattgTGAACCGGTAGTAGGTAAAAAGatagaaaataatttattttaggacaaagttTAAATACGGCGTTGTTGATATTACATAATTTTCATTCGTATTACTCAAACAATTTCTACAGATATAAGAAGATATAAGGTTTGAATTTGAAGGAGCATTTGGACTTAACAACTCAGCGGTACACAAATAGAGATGAACCATCAACACATGCTTAATTAAGTATTACTTAATTATTttgaacttgaaaaataaattaatataattttttgaaaagaaaccCATATATAGTAACTCGCATAATTAAGAAACACattgtttaatatttttttaaaaagtgcAAACTATAAACAAGGGAAAATTTCAGCCAAATGCCCCTTAATTCAGACTCAGCCATGTAAAGAATCTAAAACAAGATAAATGATACTTACATAATTCTTCAATATAAGATAAGTATGGTCAACCATATACTTCAAAAATTAATAACATCGTGTACTTAGAAATGGAGAGATTATATATCCTGCTTAAAtttcgtcccaaaaaaaaaattatcagcCTGCACAAGTCAAGATTATAACAGAATCGTATCATCACTGATTAAATAAATGGTCGCCACAGAAGGATCTGAAGGGAGAGGGTCGGTCAAGTACTCTAGTCAGTTGGTTCTAGTTGACGACTGTCCCACAAGATTGCTGATCCAGGTCCAGAGAATATGTATTTGAACCGGGTCGTACATGCTCGCCAAATGGAAGCCAAACCATCATACACGCGCATCGATCCCGTTTCCTCTTGCTCACGTTTGCCGCGCAGCGCGTGCGGAAAAAACTCCGCGCGGCGGAAACCAGCGCACGGCTGCGCGCGGCGCCCGGCCGGTCCAAGGTCCACTTCCACACGGTGGAACGAGCCTAACACTCCGCCTCCCTCGCCAAGGCCAGTCAACCTCGCGCGTATACTACCCGAGTAAACCTGCAACGCTTGCATCGCCGCTTCACTAGTTGCCACCTGCGGAAGTAAGTAGCAGTATTCGGGTGGGTTGTACAATCTCCTGCTTTCTAAACTGCTAAAAATAATGATACTCGCTATGTTTTTAACTGGAGAGAGCGTATATCCTATTTTgctaaaataaattaactagAGAGTGTATATCGTAGtcctttttttaagaaaaataaatgaatttatttttcaaatttgtggTTTAATACTAGATAAATCATACTAGTATATTAATGGCTTATTTTGTTTTACATGGAGCCAAATTTTTCACTAAACAGCCGAACTATGATAATGCCTCATAGTCTGTTATATGATTGATTTGATGGAAGTTTCACTGTCCACATTCATCCATTGGCTGTTCTATCTTCCAGAAGGGCTACTtcctttttataaaatataatctcAACAAGTTTCAAATCGATCTTCAAGAAGGATTAGTTGGATAAGGTAGTAGGTAGGATACTTATTAGGATTGTGTTAGCTAGGTTATTCAAATAGTAGTATGATGTGTTATGTGTGGAATGTACGTACGTGGATCGATCTTTTGtatcgaggaggagaagaaatcTATCGCTTGAATATAATATGCACTGTTGGGGGAATATAACGATGTTCACACGGTTATATATGCCTTGTTGTTGCTCACCAACCCACAGAAAGAACGGTTAGCTCCTCTATGTTGCGCTATATAATTGAAACTTGTTTagggccctttgaatcacatagttaaaaaaatagaggaataggaaaaacacaggattctgacaggaattgaagtgtaaatcagaggattgcaaaacacaggaatggtcgtttgattggagcgcaggaaaaacgtaggaatcaaatgagagagatagactaaaaaaaaattttccaagaggtcagagctcttgctaaatttcctccaaaatccacatgcaatatatcattccataggaatttcatatgatttgcaaagcttcaatcctttaaatcaaatggccaaataggaaaattttctattggatttaaatcctataaaatttctgcataaatcatttgattcaaaggggccctcagTGTAATTATAAAGATAGATGTGCATTGAGATATctcattcataaaaaaaaaatgttggatCATTTTCGTTGTTTCCTTTCTCAACTTAATATGTGTTTAACCACATTACCAAAGAAGATTAGTCATCAGATCACTTACGTCGTGTGCAATTACCACATATTTCCATTCCAGCCGCCCAAAATGTTTTCATTTGTTATTCTAAGCCGAACTTTCTAATTTAGAGGACTATTGAAGCATGTATGGATTTATTACTAATTCACTTGGTTGTTTTTCATTACACGCAAGACATATACCATAATCACACCCGCGCAAATATATTCCTTActacatatatagtatttaaaGAGACGGATGCCGGTGATAAATCTCTTACCTTATTAAATTCCTATTCAAAGCATCATCCGCATAAATAACATCTATATATGGACATCAACATGTGAACTTTGGTTGCTAGAGTCATGCACCCACATCTTCACCACTATATCACACTTATGTGTTCCTTACTACTGTATACTTAAAGAGCTAATATATTTTCTATCTCTACTAATGTTCGATACTACTAACATTTAATTGATTTATGAACCTGAGATTGATTATTGTTTATTAATTTTCtcgcattttttttactttataatCAATACATTTGAATAATTCCCTCTTAGTATTAATCTTAATCTTAggaaaaattggaaccatgccattataattttgcaaaatttgagatatgccatcctgacccacatgtcattaactcatgtgggtcctacatgtcattgagataccgatgacatatctcaaactttgaaaaattataatggtatggttccaatttacccATAATCTTATGTATTTGTTTTCGATCTTACTCAACAATCTCGTCTTGACTTTAACTAACGATGCTCTTAAAATGTTACCAGAAAGATTTCTGATTTTCCGCTCTAAACCACGGAAAATCAATTTAAGCATATGCTTTaatttgtgcatgcatgcagcaaatTGAGCTAGACACGGCCCAGGCGCCCGCCATTTATGAACCATCCATGATGTGTGTACTAAAACGTGTTTGAAGAACCCTGAGCTAACTAGCCGCCTaaccctctctctctatatatatgtctatcaCAAGTCACAACTCAAACATATATACAAATCACATTGATATATACCTACTTCTCTAACACCCCTCTTGTTAATAGTTTCTTCATTATAATTTTTGCAAGAGTTTGAGGGGTAATTAAGTAACTAGAGGTATCTATGGAGATGATGAGCCCTGTGAGATCTTATgcgatgccggcggcggccatggcggcggcgtcgtctctGCTGCCGGGCCGGCGGCTCTCTGGGCGACGAAGTGTGAAAGGTGATCATGACCAtccgcacggcggcggcgcgccggcgacggcggcgacggcgaggtggatcGACGGCAAGGCGGTGGACCAGGCTGTCGCGTACGCGCTCAtggccgccgcgctcgtcgccACCTACCTTCTCCATTAGCTCCGGCCGCCGGCCATCTCAGGCGACCTCAAGATGATCTTGTTGTATTGTTCCGTATACTGATCGCGAGTTGCAAATTACTGTAATTAGTAGTAACTTTTCTTTCGGTTTCTATGGTCTTCTGAATTCGATTTCATTGGTTTGTTCTTGTATATTAGAGAGAAAGTTGAATGCCATCACTTTGATTAATCGGTCGATCTTCTCTCTCTCGAGTCTCGATATTATCTTTGGTTCTTTCAAATGTTTGTGTAATCCAGCATCGTTCATTTGTTCGTTTTCTCGAGCTGAAATGGAAGAAAAAGAATGCCCAGCTATAGCCCCTTGTTCAATTCCTTCTACGGGGATACAAATAATTTTCGTTGCCTTTAAAAAATCAGAATAATTTGACCTGTTTGGTTTGTTACGTCCTGTCAAAGTTTTAGTATTGCCAAAACCTTGGTAATTTTTGCATTATCAAATTTAGTGTATAGAATTGAAACTAGTATAGTCAAAagttggtagcaaaccaaatacTCTTTTGATTTGGTAGGGCATAAATTACCACCAAACTAAACAAGTTCTCACACTAAAGTGTAAGTGGATCAACCCGTGAACCCACTTTTTTAAGTGGATTCATGGATAGACCCGTTTATACTCTTACCTCATACTCTAAGACCGTGTTCGGTAGTAATGGTTGAAACCTTTACTTCACATGGAAAACGAGATAGCTCATTAGCGATTGATTAactaaaaaactttaaaaatgggaGATAATTCTTAAAGAAACTTTCATATAACATTATTTTAaacaaaatatatcatttaGCAATCTAAAAATGCGTGCGAAAAACGAGTGAGTAGAGTTTGGAAAGGTTGGATTCGAACACAACCTAAGCCTATGTTTCGGCACCCCTTGTTCCCAACCCTCTTCCTCGTTTTTcacgcacacgcttttcaaactgctaaatggtgtttttttttttgcaaaagtttctatacgaaagttgcttaaagaatcgaattaatccatttttttaaaaaatagttaatacttaattaatcacgcgctaatggaccgttcAGTTTCCGTGCGGAGAAATGAGTTCCTATCCCGGAcatgcgaacacagcctaagtcagTTTCGTGAAAACAAAACGGTATCACCTGAACTCTGAAAATTTCCGGCCAGCCACCGTTGGTTTGATTCGAACTTGGCAAAATCCTGGATGCCATTGATCGTTGGACCGTCGGAGCAGGGAGGCTCAACCGTCGGATTAATCTTAAGGTCTCGCTCGATTTAAAGGAAATCGAAGAGAATTAGGAGAGTAATTTCACACAATAGGTGTGAAATCAAAATCCCCTTCTAATCTTCTTGTGGGAGGGATTACCCAACCAAGCCCTAATAAGGAGAGGCGGCGGGATCATCACGTAGTTCCTATTCCCAAATTCGCTGGGCCCAGCCCACAGAGAGAGCGAGCCCAACACGGCCCATCCACGCAGCCTTCTTTGCCTATATCGTCGAGAGATCGCCTCTTCTTCTGCTTGccccgccgccttcctcgcgacccccccccctctcctctcgccgccgccgcgtccgctcCACCCGGCGGCGGAGTACtctccatccgccgccgccgcttggtaCTAGATTTGTGCTGGTAGCCGCGTAGATCtaactagagagagagagagaagggagtgaGTGGCGAGGATGAGCGTGGTGGGGTTCGACGTCGGCAATGAGAGCGGCATCGTCGCCGTGGCGCGGCAGCGGGGCATCGACGTGGTGCTCAACGAGGAGTCGAAGCGGGAGACCCCCGCCGTCGTCTGCTTCGGCGACAAGCAGCGCTTCATCGGCACCGCGGGGGCCGCGTCCTCCACCATGAACCCTAGGAACTCCGTCTCCCAGATCAAGCGCCTCCTCGGCCGCGCCTTCGCCGACCCGGAGCTGCAGCGCGACCTCGCCTCCTTCCCGTTCCGCGTCTCCGAGGGCCCCGACGGCTTCCCGCTCGTCCACGCAAGGTACCTTGGGGAGGACAGGGCGTTCACCCCCACGCAGCTGCTCGCCATGGTGCTCTCCAACCTCAAGGGGATCGCCGAGGGCAATCTCAACGCCGCGGTCTTCGATTGCTGCATTGGCATCCCGGCGTATTTCACTGATCTGCAGCGAAGGGCTgtcgccgatgccgccgccatcgcgggCCTCCGCCCGCTGCGCCTGTTCCATGAGACGACCGCCACGGCGCTGGCTTATGGAATTTACAAGACCGATCTCCCGGAGAAGGAGTGGTTGAATGTGGCGTTCATCGATGTCGGGCATGCTAGCATGCAGGTTAGCATCGTCGGGTACAAGAAAGGGCAGCTCAACATGCTCTCGCATGCGTATGACCGGTCCCTTGGCGGGAGAGACTTTGATGAGGTTCTATTCAAGCACTTTGCGGAGAAATTTAAGGACGAGTACAAAATAGACGTCTACCAGAATGCCCGTGCGTGCGTTAGGCTGCGTGTGGCGTGTGAAAAGCTCAAGAAGATGCTGAGTGCCAATCCAGAGGCACCACTGAACATTGAGTGCTTGATGGATGAGAAGGATGTGCGGGGATTTATAAAACGGGAGGAGTTCGAACAGATCAGTTCCCCAGTGCTACAACGTGTGAAGGCTCCATTGGAAAAGGCCTTGGCTGAAGCTGGCTTAACAACAGAAAATGTGCACTTTGTTGAGGTTGTTGGATCGGGCTCTCGTGTTCCTGCAATAATCAGGATAATCACTGAATTTTTTGGAAAGGAACCGAGGAGGACTATGAATGCAAGTGAATGTGTTGCCCGGGGATGCGCTCTTCAGTGTGCTGTTCTTAGCCCCACTTTCAAAGTCCGGGAATTTGAGGTACTGATTTATCTATTTAAGTTTCTGTTGACGTTTGTTTCTGCCGTAGTGTATCTATTTTGTCTGATTCTAATGTTCTTGATTATGTAACGTAAACTAGAGAAAGCTGCTGGTTATTTGTCCCACATGCGTCGGTTTTTGGAAGCATTCCATGCTTCATTATTATATTTCTACAAATAAATAGTAAATGTGCCACTAGAAGATTTTAATAGCAGAATGGGTAtctcagtattttttttaactagaaTGTCTTTCAATTACTATATGTGCCCACATATTTATGCCATGTAATCAATGAATGCTTATCTCTTTACATTTTCCGTTTTGACCATCTGATGTCGTTGCCTACTTTTAGAGTCTAATTTGTCATCCATATGGTTTTATTTCCTCTGGGCCTCCCTCTGCTAAGTTAATATGAGCTCATGGCATGTATTAATCcgaattaattatattattgcTATTCAGGCAGTGGTACTATGTCTTTGGATTATGTGTATCAGTACACTATACTTTGGATTTGGTGTTTTACACACTGTCCACTTGTAACATTACATGAAGCAAGGAGTGCGGAATGGTGTATTGCTTTTATTATATGACAGAATGGCAGAATAAAAATGGTACATATAGAATATATATTTCCACTAAGACATTGTTTGTGATGCTAGTAGAGATGGCTTAATGTCAAATGGACTGGAAATTATCTGTAGTGGCCGATTGTACATTTACACCAACTAATTTCATAGTCATGCCTGGCAGACGTGCTATTTTTATCTGTGAGAGAATGCTTAAGAGATTGGATGATATCTTCTTTTATTGTCCCTGTGCAAATAGTTAACCTATGCTTGATATTTTGCAGGTCAATGATGGGTTCCCGTTTTCAATTGCTTTGTCATGCAAACCGGATTCTGAGAACACTGAATCCGAACAGACTATCGTGTTCCCAAAAGGAAGTCCAGTCCCTAGTGCCAAAACTGTGACCTTCTATAGGTCCAATACATTTGCAGTAGACGTTGTGAGTGTCGATGCAGATGATTTGCAAATGGCTAAAAAAATCAGCTCCTATACAGTAAGCAACATTGCAAACTTTCGCCAGTATTCAAACCTGATGTTATTTGTGGTTCTTAACTGGTTCAACAGTTGCTGATTTGCTATGCTGTGATTGACCGTATGCAGATTGGCCCTTTCCAATCCAGCAAACCTGAGAAGGCAAAAGTGAATGTGAAAGCATGTCTCAACATCCATGGGATAGTCTCTATTGAATCAGCAATGGTAAGTTAAAAGGAATCCCATCATCTTCTCGAGTAGCACGCAATGTCTTTCTGATCTTTGTGGGCTTTGGTTCTTTTGTATGCAGATGCTGGAGGAGGAAGTGGATGTTCCGGTAGCAACTACAAATGAGACACTAAAGGATGATACTAAAATGGATACAGATGATGCACTAGGTGACCCTGCTTCTGGAACTGATGAGAACATGCAGGAATCCAAATGTTCTGCAGATGCCACTCATGGTGCTGCAGAAAATGGGAAGCCAGATTCTGAGGAAATATCTGCTCCAATGGATACTGATGCCAAGGTATGGATCTACTGTTGGGTGCTGGCACACTTCAGCTTTAGTGTATGTATGTAGTTGGCATATCTGTTGCAGTATGTTTTCAAATAACGATGTTCTATATTGTCTTAATTTGGTGGTTTCCTATCGCCATGAATGGAATTCCCTCGTCATGGTAGTGTGTTCAGAGCATTTGATAATCTCCTTTTGAGTTTTAGATACTGTGCTGATTCATAGCTTTGTAAGTGCTATCTTGTGAAGTGAAGCACAACGAATATAATTTAGTTACTTATAACATAGGAACTTCATGCAAGTTGTGATCTAtcttgtttatgcaaatgagagcTGCCCATCTTTTTATGAGACATATTTTCTGaaatggtttttcttttttaggttGAGCCATTGATAAAGAATGTGAAGAAAATTGATGTTCCAGTTTCTGGATTGGTTTATGGTGCACTGGGGTCTGAAGAATTGGTGAAAGCTTCTGAGAATGAGTATGAAATGGCTCTTCAGGACAGAGTAATGGAAGAAACCAAGGAGAAAAAGAATGCTGTCGAGGCTTATGTTTATGACATGCGTAACAAGGTATGCCGAGTTTAATTT
This window encodes:
- the LOC4337984 gene encoding heat shock 70 kDa protein 15, translating into MSVVGFDVGNESGIVAVARQRGIDVVLNEESKRETPAVVCFGDKQRFIGTAGAASSTMNPRNSVSQIKRLLGRAFADPELQRDLASFPFRVSEGPDGFPLVHARYLGEDRAFTPTQLLAMVLSNLKGIAEGNLNAAVFDCCIGIPAYFTDLQRRAVADAAAIAGLRPLRLFHETTATALAYGIYKTDLPEKEWLNVAFIDVGHASMQVSIVGYKKGQLNMLSHAYDRSLGGRDFDEVLFKHFAEKFKDEYKIDVYQNARACVRLRVACEKLKKMLSANPEAPLNIECLMDEKDVRGFIKREEFEQISSPVLQRVKAPLEKALAEAGLTTENVHFVEVVGSGSRVPAIIRIITEFFGKEPRRTMNASECVARGCALQCAVLSPTFKVREFEVNDGFPFSIALSCKPDSENTESEQTIVFPKGSPVPSAKTVTFYRSNTFAVDVVSVDADDLQMAKKISSYTIGPFQSSKPEKAKVNVKACLNIHGIVSIESAMMLEEEVDVPVATTNETLKDDTKMDTDDALGDPASGTDENMQESKCSADATHGAAENGKPDSEEISAPMDTDAKVEPLIKNVKKIDVPVSGLVYGALGSEELVKASENEYEMALQDRVMEETKEKKNAVEAYVYDMRNKLYDKYNDFVMSEYKEGFIAKLQEVEDWLYEDGEDETKGVYIAKLEELKKVGDPIEIRYKEWAERSSSINQLVHCINGFKEVALSNSQAFDHIDMSEKQKVLDECSEAEIWLIEKQQQQDALPKHADPVLLISDMKKKAEALDRSCRPIMSKPKPAPKPQTPPPPTPPTESPTTPEPQTPEQQQQSNGAGEAEEPTSEGGAQDQEPTAEQMDTDKPDGWAEPSA